GTGGTATGTGAAAGTGCGAATTGTCGGGTATACCCAAATAATTGGTCGTTTTATATGTTGGATTTCTTTGCCAAAAAGAGGCACATTTATGTAaacatttaaaattatttttgctaaAATTGATCATTTGACCTTTGAataatttggccactgctttttaACCTTCTGAATTCAGGAACTTTTATTTGTAGCTGGTGTGATATCACTGCGTGGATTTACTGCAAGCAGAGCGAAGTGTGTAGCGTTGGGCATATGGGGCTTTGGTTAACCATGCATTGGTTAAAATTAGGGTTTACAGATTCAACTCAATATTAAAAGGAGTTATTAAAATGTACTTTGCCAGTTAACCGAGGACATCAGCGAGGATGCCATGGAGGCAGCCCCAGCTGTGCCCATGGCAAAAAAGTGCCTCAACAGCCGCTCTATGGAGCCCCTGGAAGGAGAGCTGGACTTTGAGGATGATGCTCCACCGGAGTCACCTAGCGGCACCTCACTTCTTGACAAAGCGCCAAATAAAGACGGCAAGGACAGCAAACCAAAAGTAAGAACAGTTTTTATTATCACCTTCTGTTCTGAGGATCTGAATCCAATACACTTaaatctcgttataacgaagtcgaacGGGCGCCGAATTCTTTTCGTTATTACCATTAGTTCGTTATAGCCACTGACTAATTATTATACAGCTAATTACAGGTAAGTCATCACGGAGGTATTAGCTCCCGTCGCAGCCGAGTTGCTGTATCTACAGTAAAGTGCTAATCGAAAAACAACGAAAAACTGGGATCAAACACAAAAACATAAGAGCTGATTTTATTGCTCTCGACGCTAACCGCGTAGCCTTTCAAGTAGATGGCGTAAAAAAGTCTGATGCTTCGCTGCTGCATCTTCAAGTGGAGGTTGGCTttctcagcagcagctgctatcTCAAGACAATCTTCGCCGTCTTCGTACCCGCCAAAGTCTCTGGCTTTTCTCTGGAGTAGTGCCCCACTCACGGGCAAATTAGCAACCCGTGCTTCCAAAAACCACTTTAACAGCGCCTCTTCCACTACTTCAAAGGCAGGAGACTGAAGCTTCTTCCACGTACCTTTTACGCCGCATGCAACAGCGTCAGTGGTGACTTCCTTGCTGCTGAGCATTGTAGAAAGTAGGCTCGGGCGCGATGCTGAAGTCCTTAAAACTTGCGTTTTCTTCGTCCCTGATGCAACAGCTCTAATTATGGCTGCCTTTTGATCCAGAGCAATAACTTTCCGTTTTCGTTTCGAGCAGCTGCTACCGTCAGTCATTTTCCTGTCGTGTAACCGGCAACACAATGCAAAAAGCACACGGGTCTGACTGACCTACGCCTGCTTCCGAAACAAAGCAAACGAGTGCGCACACCACGCTAACAGAAGTTAGGCTTGGtcagcttggcttggcttggggcGTTGCCGGTGCAGCGTGGCCGCAAGAGGTTTAAACTGGTACATTAAGAGGCCCGCAAAGCGCCGCGCATTTTAAGAAATCAGTATTTTGTGTGCAAAGTGGGCGGCTAATTGTCATTTTGGAACGAAAATATTTCGGTATATCCCTTGATCAGTGTAAAACGTTTTCGTTAAAACAAAATTTTAAACACATGGGTTTCTATGGGGACATTCAAGGGGAATTAAGACTCTttcgttatattcattatttCGTTATCAACCGTTTCGCTATAACAAGATTTAAGTGTAGTCCACAGATTTCTTGGGTGCAGACTTCTCGAGTGTTTACCTCCTTTCGTCTAATCTTACCTTAGCTTAAAAAACTGTCTCCCTTCTGTTTAAAATGTCAAAGTGCAGCCGACAGGGAATCGTGTCATGTTTGT
The DNA window shown above is from Dermacentor silvarum isolate Dsil-2018 chromosome 1, BIME_Dsil_1.4, whole genome shotgun sequence and carries:
- the LOC119458901 gene encoding uncharacterized protein LOC119458901 → MASVEEHQELAVGSSDASDGEGSVTGSLAGPQSPEEPENALEEGEAVAERKSEEAAVQEAETVTAAPSHSPGGCNEGVVESEEEGAVHSPEPAPQLHLTEDISEDAMEAAPAVPMAKKCLNSRSMEPLEGELDFEDDAPPESPSGTSLLDKAPNKDGKDSKPKVRTVFIITFCSEDLNPIHLNLVITKSNGRRILFVITISSL